One Anoplopoma fimbria isolate UVic2021 breed Golden Eagle Sablefish chromosome 2, Afim_UVic_2022, whole genome shotgun sequence DNA window includes the following coding sequences:
- the clec3a gene encoding tetranectin-like protein: MARLPVLLVLCFSLLHFSSSRPSRTRKAVSGDAAAEEDEVKSQLERLWQEVNSLKEMQALQTVCLRGIKAHRKCYLTIEEPKHYHEANEDCIAQGGTLATPRDMMENNELRDYAKRSAPGSKDFWIGVADIVKEGQYVDVNSQPVSYFNWDRSKKQPTGTKRESCVALSVVAQGKWYDEVCRSLKKYICEYVIP, translated from the exons ATGGCTCGTCTCCCTGTCCTCCTCGTTCTTTGCTTCTCACTGCTCCACTTCAGCTCCAGCCGTCCATCTCGCACCAGAAAGGCTGTGTCCGGAG ATGCAGCTGCAGAAGAAGATGAAGTGAAGTCCCAACTTGAGAGGTTGTGGCAGGAGGTGAACTCACTGAAGGAGATGCAGGCGCTGCAGACAG TCTGTCTCCGTGGCATCAAAGCTCACAGGAAGTGTTATCTCACGATTGAGGAACCCAAACATTACCATGAAGCAAATGAAGACTGCATTGCACAGGGAGGAACTCTTGCAACGCCCCGGGACATGATGGAAAACAATGAACTAAGAGACTATGCAAAGAGGAGCGCTCCTGGATCCAAGGACTTCTGGATCGGTGTAGCAGACATAGTGAAAGAAGGCCAGTATGTTGATGTCAACAGCCAACCAGTCAGCTACTTCAACTGGGACCGCTCCAAGAAGCAGCCCACAGGAACGAAGAGGGAGAGCTGTGTTGCTCTCTCAGTAGTTGCACAAGGAAAGTGGTACGATGAGGTGTGTCGCAGCCTCAAAAAGTACATCTGTGAATATGTCATTCCCTAA